The genomic interval GTCCGTCACTGTCCTGCTGACTGCCAATGGACCAGTGTCCTCACCCTGTCCCACAAACTCCACCCCTGCAGGGGGCTGTCAACGAATGGCTCCACTCCTCAGCCACAGATTAGTGAAAACTCAGTAGAGGTTTTCAGCCATGTCTACCCACGAGATGACATGACCAATGTGACGGCTAAAATCTTGTCCAAAGTTGGCTGCCAGCTTCACAACCGACCGCACCACCCCTTGTGGCTTATTAAAGAACGCATCAAAGACCATTTCTACCGCTCCTACATCGGTCGCACAGGAAACCCACTCTTTTCTGTACATGACAACCTCAGCCCAGTAGTGACGGTGGAGCAGAACTTCGATAGCCTGCTCATTCCTCCAGACCATCCCAGTCGGAAAAAAGGAGACAATTACTACCTGAACCGCACACACATGCTGCGGGCCCACACCTCCGCCCACCAGAAGGAGCTGGTGCGCGCGGGACTTGATCGCTTCCTGCTGGCTGGAGATGTATATAGACGAGATGAGATAGACTCCAGCCACTATCCTGTCTTCCACCAGATGGAGGGAGTTCGGCTTTTCTCCAACCATGAGGTCAGAATGGTGTCCGTTTTAAGAAATCCTCCTAATTTTTCCACAAACTGATCACAGTAATAAAAGCagtataattaaaaatgaataacacagttttctcttagtcctattaagtgcaaacaataagtgcaaccataatcaaagttaTCAAATAGAGACCAAATTATTCTTAAAATATGATACAGAGCTGAGAGATGGTTACAGCTACACAGCCcaagcccagcctaagatagctttcatattgggagatatttgcatgcatcagggagccaCTTTCAAAATAcggggtattgaaatcgcgTTTGAATGCGTgttcgcgttttactttcgctttcggtTTCGCGATCGCATGcactctgtgaatagggagtGCTTAGGCTCTGTTTGCAATGAATcatcaatgttttgaaatcaccacAGTGTTTAATTTTTTCAAGGTAATCTAAAATGGCTTACCAATAGTTGCCTATCTTAAACTGTGAtagaagaaaatatttaaacattgtaaaattacaaactTGACCTTTTAAAGCAGTCCTTCCAGAACCCCCTGCCTATCTGTGTAGAAAAAGCTGTTTATTTAAAGCATCCAGACTGTAATGAATAGGTTGCTTGAGGGCAGGTGTCAGAGAAGTCATGATGAAATCTTAACGTAATCTTTCTGAATGCAGTTGAATATGCGCACTTGTTTTCAACCCTTCTCTCTCTATTAGCTGTTTGCTCGAGTGGAGAATGGTGAAGACCTGTCTTTGTTTGAGAGCGGTGGCCGCCGCACGCCTCAAAAACAGGAAGCGCACACGCTGGAGGCCGTCAAACTTGTGGAGTTCGATCTGAAACAGGCACTCACGCGCCTCACGCGACACCTTTTTGGGGAAGGTAGGAATCCTGTGATGTTCacacttttttccccctcacttCCTCTGTCCAGCTCTTCTCCATCTGTCTGTTTCTGTCTTGCAGATTTGGAGATCCGCTGGGTGGACTGCTACTTCCCTTTCACACATCCCTCCTTTGAGATGGAGGTGCGCTTCCAGGGCGACTGGTTGGAGGTGCTGGGCTGTGGGGTGATGGAGCAGGAACTGGTCCGCTCAGG from Ctenopharyngodon idella isolate HZGC_01 chromosome 23, HZGC01, whole genome shotgun sequence carries:
- the fars2 gene encoding phenylalanine--tRNA ligase, mitochondrial produces the protein MRLFSSSQTLLKHIVRHCPADCQWTSVLTLSHKLHPCRGLSTNGSTPQPQISENSVEVFSHVYPRDDMTNVTAKILSKVGCQLHNRPHHPLWLIKERIKDHFYRSYIGRTGNPLFSVHDNLSPVVTVEQNFDSLLIPPDHPSRKKGDNYYLNRTHMLRAHTSAHQKELVRAGLDRFLLAGDVYRRDEIDSSHYPVFHQMEGVRLFSNHELFARVENGEDLSLFESGGRRTPQKQEAHTLEAVKLVEFDLKQALTRLTRHLFGEDLEIRWVDCYFPFTHPSFEMEVRFQGDWLEVLGCGVMEQELVRSAGAGNKMGWAFGLGLERLAMVLFGIPDIRLFWSEDERFLKQFRLSDIYQPVTFQPLSKYPPLFNDISFWLPAEGYTENDFYDLVRSIGGDLVEKVTLVDEFTHPKTKRMSHCYRVEYRHMERTLSQEEVRIIHTAIEQAAEKELGVQGRY